In Malus sylvestris chromosome 16, drMalSylv7.2, whole genome shotgun sequence, the following are encoded in one genomic region:
- the LOC126608006 gene encoding protein DETOXIFICATION 29-like produces the protein MILGRWWCLCMPTTSRMAIVQEDDPVVVHAGDIPPIVSFRGFSRQFYKETKKLWYLAGPAIFTSLSQYSIGAITQIFAGHVGTLELATVSVENSVIAGFSFGFMYGMGSALETLCGQAFGAGQLDMLGIYMQRSWVILNATAVLLSFLYIFAEQLLKMIGQPDDISKAAGQFAIWMIPQLFAYAMNFPLAKFLQSQSKIMVMAAISAVALVLHTLFSWLLTLKLGWGLVGAAVVLNTSWWFIVLAQLVYIFSGTCGRAWAGFSWKAFHNLWDFVKLSMASGIMLCLECWYFMALVLFAGYLKNARVSVDGMSICLNIFGWTFMAALGMTTAISVRVSNELGAAHPRTAKFSLVVAVVTSFFIGVALSLALIITRDIYPSLFSSDLAVKALVKHLTPLLATCIVINSIQPVLSGVAIGAGWQAVVGYVNIVCYYVFGVPLGLIMGYKLHGGVKGIWTGMLLGTVLQTCILFSMICKTSWNKEASIAEDRIRKWGGQIESKENRGGYTDSQNNNGGHKDLEKNGDHTDSKGNGIEN, from the exons atgataTTAGGCAGGTGGTGGTGTCTGTGCATGCCGACAACATCCCGGATGGCAATTGTCCAAGAGGATGATCCGGTGGTGGTGCATGCCGGCGACATCCCTCCCATCGTCAGCTTCCGCGGCTTCTCCCGCCAGTTCTACAAAGAAACCAAAAAGCTATGGTACCTTGCTGGCCCAgccatcttcacttcccttagcCAATATTCCATAGGCGCCATCACACAGATCTTCGCCGGCCATGTGGGCACCTTAGAGCTTGCCACCGTATCTGTCGAAAACTCTGTCATAGCCGGTTTCTCTTTCGGTTTTATG TATGGCATGGGGAGTGCGCTTGAGACGTTGTGCGGGCAAGCGTTCGGAGCAGGGCAGCTGGACATGTTAGGAATCTACATGCAGAGGTCGTGGGTGATCCTCAACGCCACCGCCGTACTGCTCTCCTTTCTTTACATTTTTGCAGAGCAACTACTCAAAATGATAGGGCAGCCCGATGACATATCGAAGGCGGCGGGACAGTTCGCGATATGGATGATACCACAACTGTTCGCCTACGCCATGAACTTCCCGCTAGCCAAGTTCTTGCAGTCGCAGAGCAAGATCATGGTCATGGCAGCGATATCCGCAGTGGCTTTGGTCTTGCACACGTTGTTCAGCTGGCTTTTGACGCTCAAACTCGGGTGGGGACTGGTGGGCGCCGCCGTCGTGCTCAACACGTCCTGGTGGTTCATAGTTTTGGCTCAGTTGGTTTATATATTTTCTGGGACATGTGGTCGAGCTTGGGCTGGGTTCTCGTGGAAGGCCTTTCATAATCTTTGGGATTTTGTTAAGTTGTCTATGGCTTCTGGAATCATGCTCTG TTTGGAATGTTGGTACTTTATGGCACTAGTTCTTTTTGCTGGGTATCTGAAGAATGCGAGGGTTTCTGTGGATGGCATGTCCATATG TTTGAACATATTCGGATGGACGTTCATGGCAGCTCTTGGCATGACCACAGCTATAAG TGTGAGAGTGTCTAATGAACTAGGCGCAGCTCACCCAAGAACGGCAAAGTTCTCGTTAGTAGTGGCCGTGGTGACTTCGTTTTTTATTGGCGTTGCTCTCTCACTAGCACTCATCATCACCCGGGACATATATCCGTCTTTGTTTTCAAGCGATCTGGCGGTGAAAGCTCTCGTGAAGCATCTCACCCCATTGCTGGCGACCTGCATTGTTATAAACAGCATTCAACCAGTTCTCTCCGGGGTTGCCATTGGAGCAGGATGGCAAGCTGTAGTGGGTTATGTGAACATAGTATGCTACTATGTATTTGGGGTTCCCTTGGGCCTAATCATGGGTTACAAGCTTCACGGGGGTGTTAAG GGTATTTGGACTGGAATGCTGTTGGGGACAGTCCTTCAAACTTGTATCCTTTTTTCGATGATTTGTAAAACCAGCTGGAACAAAGAG GCATCCATAGCTGAAGACAGGATAAGGAAATGGGGAGGGCAAATAGAATCGAAAGAGAACAGAGGAGGCTATACAGATTCACAAAACAACAACGGTGGTCAtaaagatttggaaaagaacGGAGACCATACAGATTCGAAAGGAAACGGCATagaaaattga